The nucleotide sequence CCTACAGGAACAGTAGTAGCTAGTCAGGCACAACGCTCACAATTGAAAAACCGTGAGCAAGCGATGGGGATGTTAAAAGCTAAGCTTTATCAATTAGAAGTGGAAAAGAAAGAACAAGAAGCAGCTGCACTTCGAGGAGAACAAAAAGAAATCGGCTGGGGTTCACAGATCCGTTCTTATGTTTTCCATCCCTATTCTATGGTAAAAGACCATCGGACAAACGTAGAGACAGGAAATGTCCAAGCAGTTATGGACGGTGACCTTGATTTATTTATTGACGGCTATTTAAAAATGCATCTACAATAAGAACCCATTGTTAAATTGAAATAAAATTGTAAGATTTTGCAAGCATGTTGAAACATTGCCATGCTATAATAGCTAAAGACTGAAAAAGATATGGAGAGAACGCCATGATTGAAATGAAGGATGTAATGAAGAAGTACTCAAATGGTACGACCGCTATCCGCAATCTCTCGATTGTCATCGAACAAGGAGAGTTTGTCTATGTGGTTGGTCCGTCTGGAGCCGGTAAATCTACATTCATCAAATTGATGTATCGAGAAGAAAAAGCTTCAAAAGGAACTTTGAACGTCGCAGGTCATGATCTAATAGCAATCAAAAACCGCGAAGTTCCTTATCTACGCAGAGAAATCGGCGTGGTGTTCCAAGACTATAAATTATTACCAAGAAAAACAGTATATGAAAATGTTGCGTACGCTATGCAAGTTATCGGCAGAAAACCTCGAGATATCAAAAAACGAGTAATGGAAGTGCTGGACCTTGTTGGTTTGAAACACAAAGTTCGAGTCTTTCCTAGCGAATTATCCGGTGGGGAACAGCAACGTGTCTCTATTGCTCGGGCAATCGTGAATACGCCTAAAGTACTTATCGCGGATGAACCGACAGGAAATCTGGATCCAGAAAACTCATGGGAAATCATGAAATTATTAGATCGGATCAATGCCCAAGGAACTACTGTCGTGATGGCTACACATAACAGTACGATCGTAAATACGATTCGGCACCGAGTAATTGCTATCGAAAACGGCCGCATTATTCGAGATCAAGCGGAAGGGGAATATGGATACGATGATTAGAACCTTTTTCCGCCATTTATTAGAAAGTATCAAGAGTTTGAAACGTAACGGCTGGATGACAGTTGCTTCAGTCAGTGCGGTAACGATCACGTTGACTTTAGTCGGTGTATTCATGGCAGTTATCATGAATGCAACTAAATTAGCTCAGGATATAGAAGGAAACGTTGATGTATCTGTATTCGTAGATATCGGTACAAAAGACGAAGAGATGAAAAAGCTAGAAAAAGAATTGAATGACTTAGATCATGTTAAAAAAGTTGAATTTTCAAGCAAAGAACAGGAATTGAAAAAAATCCAAAACGAAATGGGTGATTCCTGGAAATTGTTTGAAGGTGACAATAACCCGTTATATGATGTGTATGTAGTAAGTGCTACTGATCCTTCTTATACAAAACAAGTAGCAGAAGAAGCAGCAGATTTGAAGAATGTTTCTCGTTCTGATTACGGTGGAGCTTCCTCAGATCGGATTTTCCAAATCGCTGGTGCAGTTCGGACATGGGGATTAGTTGCAGCGGCATTGCTGCTGTTCGTAGCGATGTTTCTCATTTCGAACACGATTCGGATCACGATTTTGTCTAGACAGCGTGAAATTCAAATCATGCGTTTAGTCGGTGCAAAAAATGGATATATTCGCTGGCCGTTTTTCCTTGAAGGTGGCTGGATCGGTCTGATCGGTGCGATTCTTCCGATTTTGATCATCACATTTGGTTATGCATGGTTTTTCCAATTGATCAATCCATCATTATTACGTTCCCATTATTCATTGATTCATCCACAAAATATCGTTTGGAAAATCAATCTTTTAATGGTCGGCATTGGTGTGATCATTGGTTCACTTGGCTCGATCATTTCTATGAGACGTTTCTTGAAATTCTAATACCACAATATAAATAAAATGAGAAAGTTGGACAGTTTCGTTCCAGCTTTCTTTTTTTATTGGCTAGGAGAATAGAAGGAAGCGGCTTTTTTCCCTTTACTTTAAAAAACAACTTGGGTATTCTTAAGTTGGTAGAAGAAGAGGTGAAGCCGTGAAAATTATCGTTGACAATTTTTTTACGATCCTTTTGATTATGAATATTTTGCTTTCCTTTATCATCGTTTTTCGAGAAAGAAAGGAAACTGCTCAAACATGGGCATGGCTGCTCGTTTTGATGTTCATTCCAGTTGTAGGATTTATTTTATATATTTTTTTAGGAAGAGGGATTTCCAAAGAGAAAATCTTTGATTTGAAGATCCAAGGGAAAATCGGTAAGAACCTGGAAATTGAAGAAGACAAACAGGCATTGATGCGAGGGCTTTATCCTCATCCGCCTACTGGACAAGTAGATGTGAAACAATTGATCTATATGCTCACGGTATTTGAAAGTACGCTCTATACGACTAAAAATGAAATCACTTTATTTACAGATGGTCGTGAAAAATTCGATGCGCTGATTGAAGATATCAAGCAGGCAGAAGACCATATCCACTTCCAGTATTATATTTATCGCAGTGATGCATTAGGTGAAGAAGTTCGAGATGCATTGACAGAGGCGGCAAGACGAGGGGTAAAAGTCAGAGTCCTTCTTGATGCATGGGGTTCCACACAAGTTTCTTCCAGCTTTTTTCAGAATTTGAAAAAAGCAGGCGGAGAAGTCGCATTTTTCTTTCCTCTATTTGTTCCGTATATTAATCCTCGGATCAATTATCGCAATCATCGTAAAATCGTAGTTATTGATGGGAAAATCGGATATACAGGTGGGTTCAATGTTGGAAATGAATATCTAGGATTGGTAAAGAAATTTGGTTATTGGCGAGACAATCATTTGCGTATTTACGGAGAAGCGGTGTATACCTTGCAAAACCGTTTTTTGATGGACTGGAATTCTCAGCATACAAAAGAAGTAGGCTATTCTCCCAAATTTTTTCCGTCCATTCACACTACTGGTGATATAGCTGTTCAAATCGTGACAAGCGGACCAGATACCGAACATGAACAAATCAAAATGACTTATTTGAAAATGATTTCGTTAGCCAAACGGGAGATATTGATCCAAACGCCTTATTACATACCGGATGGATCGATTCATGAAGCACTGAAGTTGGCTCTTCTTTCAGGCGTAAAAGTTCATATCCAAATACCTAACAAACCAGATCATCTTCTCGTTTACTGGGCAACGTATTCTTTCGCTGCAGAGCTGATCGAGTATGGAGCAAGGATCGAAACATATGAGAATGGATTTATTCATGCAAAGACGATGATTATCGATGGTGGCATTGTTTCAGTTGGCTCAGCAAATATCGATGTTCGTTCATTTCGCTTGGACTTTGAGGTCAATACACTGGTTTATGATGAACGAATGGCTTCACGTGTAAGAAAAGCTTTTTTTGAAGACTCGAAAATTTCTACGCATCTCACAAAAGAAATGTATGAAAACCGAGGAATAATCATCAAGATGAAAGAAGGATTAGCAAGATTGATTTCGCCGCTCCTTTAAAACATAAAAAGGACATGAGAACCATCAACAGATGGAGATCTCGTGTCCTTTTCTAACGGGGCCATTTCTGAGAGTACGTCAGAAATGGAGAAAGCGTCTCGCATGAGCGAAATTAACTTTGGGGTATCTCTTGTTTTTTGGGGAAAGCAAGAAATAAGCT is from Enterococcus faecium and encodes:
- the ftsX gene encoding permease-like cell division protein FtsX; this encodes MIRTFFRHLLESIKSLKRNGWMTVASVSAVTITLTLVGVFMAVIMNATKLAQDIEGNVDVSVFVDIGTKDEEMKKLEKELNDLDHVKKVEFSSKEQELKKIQNEMGDSWKLFEGDNNPLYDVYVVSATDPSYTKQVAEEAADLKNVSRSDYGGASSDRIFQIAGAVRTWGLVAAALLLFVAMFLISNTIRITILSRQREIQIMRLVGAKNGYIRWPFFLEGGWIGLIGAILPILIITFGYAWFFQLINPSLLRSHYSLIHPQNIVWKINLLMVGIGVIIGSLGSIISMRRFLKF
- the cls gene encoding cardiolipin synthase produces the protein MKIIVDNFFTILLIMNILLSFIIVFRERKETAQTWAWLLVLMFIPVVGFILYIFLGRGISKEKIFDLKIQGKIGKNLEIEEDKQALMRGLYPHPPTGQVDVKQLIYMLTVFESTLYTTKNEITLFTDGREKFDALIEDIKQAEDHIHFQYYIYRSDALGEEVRDALTEAARRGVKVRVLLDAWGSTQVSSSFFQNLKKAGGEVAFFFPLFVPYINPRINYRNHRKIVVIDGKIGYTGGFNVGNEYLGLVKKFGYWRDNHLRIYGEAVYTLQNRFLMDWNSQHTKEVGYSPKFFPSIHTTGDIAVQIVTSGPDTEHEQIKMTYLKMISLAKREILIQTPYYIPDGSIHEALKLALLSGVKVHIQIPNKPDHLLVYWATYSFAAELIEYGARIETYENGFIHAKTMIIDGGIVSVGSANIDVRSFRLDFEVNTLVYDERMASRVRKAFFEDSKISTHLTKEMYENRGIIIKMKEGLARLISPLL
- the ftsE gene encoding cell division ATP-binding protein FtsE, whose protein sequence is MIEMKDVMKKYSNGTTAIRNLSIVIEQGEFVYVVGPSGAGKSTFIKLMYREEKASKGTLNVAGHDLIAIKNREVPYLRREIGVVFQDYKLLPRKTVYENVAYAMQVIGRKPRDIKKRVMEVLDLVGLKHKVRVFPSELSGGEQQRVSIARAIVNTPKVLIADEPTGNLDPENSWEIMKLLDRINAQGTTVVMATHNSTIVNTIRHRVIAIENGRIIRDQAEGEYGYDD